A genomic region of Candidatus Pseudomonas phytovorans contains the following coding sequences:
- a CDS encoding LysR family transcriptional regulator: MDLRQLRYFIALTEYRSFVRAAEAMGITQPAFSRAIQGLEHTFGCPLVDRASKALLPTPEGLVVLQHARRLVQGAAQLSNEVLQMTKLDAGELHFGSGPALAVRLVPDALRHFIERHPGIRTSLLVDNAERLGQALRREQIEFFVDDIRPFEADPNFHTEPLSPRPGLFFCRPGHPLLAKDSLSTNDLFSFPLASALLAPGVRKRLANLSGRSDFIPHLQTEHLAILRSVVQASDAIGTASEEAVAEDLAAGTLVRLHWRNLPPALEVLSVRCGVVSRSGYRLSPAARAMIETLVGLDAPMKAAAIR, from the coding sequence ATGGACCTCCGCCAGCTGCGCTACTTCATCGCCCTCACCGAATACCGCAGTTTCGTCCGTGCCGCCGAGGCCATGGGCATCACCCAACCCGCCTTCAGCCGCGCCATCCAGGGCCTGGAGCACACCTTCGGCTGCCCGCTGGTGGACCGCGCCAGCAAAGCCCTGCTGCCAACCCCCGAGGGCCTGGTGGTATTGCAACACGCCCGCCGCCTGGTACAGGGCGCCGCGCAACTGAGCAACGAGGTGCTGCAAATGACCAAGCTCGACGCCGGCGAGCTGCATTTCGGCAGTGGCCCGGCGCTGGCCGTACGCCTGGTGCCCGACGCCTTGCGCCACTTCATCGAGCGCCATCCGGGCATCCGCACCTCGCTGCTGGTGGACAATGCCGAACGCCTGGGCCAGGCCCTGCGCCGTGAACAGATCGAGTTTTTTGTCGACGACATTCGCCCGTTCGAAGCCGACCCCAACTTCCACACCGAGCCCCTGTCGCCACGCCCCGGCCTGTTCTTCTGCCGGCCGGGCCACCCCTTGCTGGCCAAGGACAGCCTCTCGACCAACGACCTGTTCAGCTTTCCACTGGCCAGCGCCCTGCTCGCCCCTGGCGTGCGCAAGCGCCTGGCCAACCTGAGCGGGCGCAGCGACTTCATCCCGCACCTGCAAACCGAGCACCTGGCCATACTGCGCAGCGTGGTGCAGGCCAGCGACGCCATCGGCACGGCCAGCGAAGAGGCCGTGGCCGAAGACCTGGCTGCCGGCACACTGGTGCGCCTGCACTGGCGCAACCTGCCGCCGGCGCTGGAGGTACTGAGCGTGCGCTGCGGAGTGGTCAGCCGTAGCGGTTACCGGTTGTCGCCTGCAGCGCGGGCGATGATCGAGACACTGGTGGGCCTGGATGCACCAATGAAGGCTGCGGCCATTCGCTGA
- a CDS encoding OprD family porin, translating to MSTSHTARQLLPGLLAMSCAFPLFAAEGGFMEDAKATLNLRNFYINRNFVDPAHPQAKAEEWTQSFILDARSGFTQGTVGFGVDVLGMYSVKLDGGKGTTNTHLLPVHDDGRPADDFGRLGVALKAKLSETELKVGEWMPVLPILRSDDGRSLPQTFRGGQLTSKEIAGLTLYAGQFRGNSPRNDASMEDMSMNGKGAFTSDRFNFGGGEYTFNDKRTMIGLWDAQLKDIYRQQYLNLTHSQPLGDWTLGANLGYFIGKEDGAERAGKLDNRTASAMLSARYQGHTFYVGLQKVSGDDAWMRVNGTSGGTLANDSYNSSFDNAKERSWQVRHDFNFATVGVPGLTLMNRYIKGDNVTTSSVDDGKEWARETELAYVVQSGSFKDLSVKWRNSTMRRDFSTNAFDENRLIVSYPLNLL from the coding sequence ATGAGCACTTCGCACACCGCACGCCAGCTGCTGCCCGGCCTGTTGGCCATGTCCTGCGCCTTCCCCCTGTTCGCCGCAGAGGGCGGTTTCATGGAGGACGCCAAGGCCACGCTTAACCTGCGTAACTTCTACATCAACCGCAACTTCGTCGACCCGGCTCACCCACAGGCCAAGGCCGAAGAATGGACGCAAAGCTTCATTCTCGACGCCCGCTCCGGCTTCACCCAAGGCACCGTCGGTTTCGGGGTGGACGTGTTAGGCATGTACTCAGTCAAGCTCGACGGCGGCAAAGGCACCACCAACACGCACCTGCTGCCCGTGCATGACGACGGCCGCCCGGCTGATGACTTTGGTCGTCTGGGTGTAGCGCTGAAAGCCAAGCTGTCCGAAACCGAGCTGAAAGTCGGTGAATGGATGCCGGTGCTACCCATCCTGCGCTCGGACGATGGCCGCTCGCTGCCACAGACCTTCCGCGGTGGCCAGCTGACTTCCAAGGAGATTGCCGGCCTGACCCTGTACGCCGGCCAGTTCCGCGGCAACAGCCCGCGCAACGACGCCAGCATGGAAGACATGTCGATGAACGGCAAAGGCGCGTTCACCTCCGATCGCTTCAACTTCGGCGGCGGCGAGTACACCTTCAATGACAAGCGCACCATGATCGGCCTGTGGGATGCCCAGCTCAAAGACATCTACCGCCAGCAATACCTCAACCTGACGCACAGCCAGCCGCTGGGCGACTGGACCCTGGGCGCAAACCTGGGCTACTTCATCGGCAAGGAAGACGGCGCAGAGCGCGCCGGCAAGCTGGACAACCGCACCGCCTCCGCCATGCTTTCGGCGCGCTACCAGGGCCACACCTTCTACGTAGGCTTGCAGAAGGTCAGCGGCGACGACGCCTGGATGCGCGTCAACGGTACCAGTGGCGGCACCCTGGCCAACGACAGCTACAACTCCAGCTTCGACAATGCCAAGGAGCGTTCCTGGCAGGTGCGGCACGACTTCAACTTTGCCACCGTTGGCGTACCGGGGCTGACCCTGATGAACCGCTACATCAAGGGTGACAACGTCACCACCAGTAGCGTGGATGATGGCAAGGAATGGGCACGCGAGACCGAGCTGGCCTATGTGGTGCAGTCGGGGAGCTTCAAGGACCTGTCGGTGAAATGGCGTAACTCCACCATGCGCCGGGACTTCAGCACCAACGCGTTCGATGAGAACCGGCTGATCGTGAGCTACCCGCTGAATCTCCTCTGA
- a CDS encoding AdeC/AdeK/OprM family multidrug efflux complex outer membrane factor: MTKSLLSLAVTAFILGGCSLIPDYQTPEAPVAAQWPQGPAYSPTQSADVAAAEQGWRQFFHDPALQQLIQTSLVNNRDLRVAALNIDAYRAQYRIQRADLFPAVSATGSGSRQRVPGNMSQTGESGITSQYSATLGVSAYELDLFGRVRSLTEQALETYLSSEQARRSTQIALVSSVANAYYTWQADQALFKLTEETLKTYQESYNLTRRSNEVGVASALDLSQARTAVEGARVKYSQYQRLVAQDVNSLTVLLGTGIPADLAKPLELNADQLAKVPAGLPSDILQRRPDIQEAEHLLKGANANIGAARAAFFPSISLTANAGSLSPDMGHLFAGGQGTWLFQPQINLPIFNAGSLKASLDYSKIQKDINVAKYEKTIQTAFQEVSDGLAARKTFEEQLQAQRDLVQANQDYYRLAERRYRIGIDSNLTFLDAQRNLFSAQQSLITDRLSQLTSEVNLYKALGGGWYEQTGQANQQASVQAPKG, translated from the coding sequence ATGACCAAGTCTTTGTTGTCCCTGGCGGTAACCGCTTTCATTCTCGGCGGCTGCTCGCTGATCCCTGACTACCAGACCCCGGAAGCGCCGGTGGCAGCGCAGTGGCCGCAAGGCCCTGCCTACTCGCCGACGCAATCGGCAGACGTTGCTGCCGCCGAACAGGGCTGGCGCCAGTTCTTCCACGACCCGGCACTGCAACAGCTGATCCAGACTTCGCTGGTCAACAACCGTGACCTGCGCGTTGCAGCGCTGAACATCGACGCCTACCGCGCGCAGTACCGCATTCAGCGTGCCGACCTGTTCCCGGCGGTTTCAGCCACCGGCAGCGGCAGCCGTCAGCGCGTGCCGGGGAACATGTCGCAAACCGGTGAATCAGGCATCACCAGCCAGTACTCGGCCACTTTGGGCGTTAGCGCCTATGAGCTGGACTTGTTCGGGCGTGTACGCAGCCTGACCGAACAGGCCCTGGAAACCTACCTGTCCAGCGAGCAGGCGCGCCGCTCCACGCAGATCGCCCTGGTGTCCAGCGTGGCCAACGCCTACTACACCTGGCAGGCCGACCAGGCCCTGTTCAAGCTGACCGAAGAAACGCTGAAGACTTATCAGGAAAGCTACAACCTGACCCGTCGCAGCAACGAAGTCGGTGTGGCATCTGCGCTGGACCTTAGCCAGGCGCGCACTGCCGTCGAAGGCGCCCGGGTCAAGTACTCGCAGTACCAGCGCCTGGTCGCCCAGGACGTCAACAGCCTGACCGTGCTGCTGGGCACCGGCATTCCTGCCGACCTGGCCAAGCCGCTGGAGCTCAACGCCGACCAGCTGGCCAAGGTTCCGGCCGGCCTGCCGTCCGACATCCTCCAGCGTCGCCCGGACATCCAGGAAGCCGAGCACCTGCTCAAGGGCGCCAATGCCAACATTGGCGCCGCACGTGCAGCGTTCTTCCCGAGCATCAGCCTGACAGCCAACGCCGGCAGCCTGAGCCCCGACATGGGGCACCTGTTCGCGGGTGGCCAGGGCACCTGGCTGTTCCAGCCGCAGATCAATCTGCCGATCTTCAACGCCGGCAGCCTGAAGGCCAGCCTGGACTACTCGAAGATCCAGAAGGACATCAACGTCGCCAAGTACGAAAAAACCATCCAGACCGCCTTCCAGGAAGTCTCCGATGGCCTGGCCGCGCGTAAAACCTTCGAAGAGCAGTTGCAGGCGCAGCGCGACCTGGTGCAGGCGAACCAGGACTACTACCGCCTGGCCGAACGCCGCTACCGCATCGGTATCGACAGCAACCTGACCTTCCTCGACGCCCAGCGCAATCTGTTCAGCGCCCAGCAATCGCTGATTACCGACCGCCTGTCGCAGCTGACCAGCGAGGTCAACCTGTACAAGGCGCTCGGCGGTGGCTGGTACGAGCAGACCGGGCAGGCCAACCAGCAGGCATCGGTGCAAGCACCGAAAGGCTGA
- the ttgB gene encoding multidrug efflux RND transporter permease subunit TtgB, whose amino-acid sequence MSKFFIDRPIFAWVIALVIMLVGALSILKLPINQYPSIAPPAIAISVTYPGASAQTVQDTVVQVIEQQLNGIDNLRYVSSESNSDGSMTITATFEQGTNSDTAQVQVQNKLNLATPLLPQEVQQQGIRVTKAVKNFLLVIGLVSEDGSMTKDDLANYIVSNMQDPISRTAGVGDFQVFGAQYAMRIWLDPAKLNKFQLTPVDVKTAVAAQNVQVSSGQLGGLPALPGTQLNATIIGKTRLQTAEQFEKILLKVNSDGSQVRLRDVAQVGLGGENYAVSAQFNGKPASGLAVKLATGANALDTAKALRSTISELEPFFPPGVKAVFPYDTTPVVTESISGVIHTLIEAVVLVFLVMYLFLQNFRATIITTMTVPVVLLGTFGILAAAGFSINTLTMFAMVLAIGLLVDDAIVVVENVERVMSEEGLPPKEATKRSMEQIQGALVGIALVLSAVLLPMAFFGGSTGVIYRQFSITIVSAMGLSVLVALIFTPALCATMLKPLKKGEHHTAKGGFFGWFNRNFDRGVLGYERSVGTILRNKVPFLLAYALIVVGMIWLFARIPTAFLPEEDQGVLFAQVQTPAGSSAERTQVVVDQMREYLLKEEADTVASVFTVNGFNFAGRGQSSGMAFIMLKPWGERSAENSVFNLSQRAQQHFFGFRDAMVFAFAPPAVLELGNATGFDVFLQDRAGVGHAKLMEARNQFLAKAAQSKILMAVRPNGLNDEPQYQLTIDDERASALGVTIADINNTLSIALGASYVNDFIDRGRVKKVYIQGEPNSRMSPEDLQKWYVRNGAGEMVPFSSFAKGEWTFGSPKLSRYNGVEAVEVLGAPAPGYSTGEAMAEVERIVGELPTGIGYSWTGMSYEEKLSGSQMPALFALSILFVFLCLAALYESWSIPIAVVLVVPLGIIGALIATSLRGLSNDVYFLVGLLTTIGLAAKNAILIVEFAKELHEQGRSLFDATIEACRMRLRPIIMTSLAFILGVVPLTIASGAGAGSQHAIGTGVIGGMISATVLAIFWVPLFFVAVSSLFGSKEPKKDATPETPRYEAGQ is encoded by the coding sequence ATGTCGAAGTTCTTTATCGATCGCCCGATCTTCGCCTGGGTGATCGCCTTGGTGATCATGCTGGTCGGCGCCTTGTCGATCCTGAAGTTGCCAATCAACCAGTACCCCAGCATCGCGCCACCGGCGATCGCCATCTCCGTGACCTACCCGGGCGCCTCGGCGCAGACCGTGCAGGACACCGTGGTGCAGGTCATCGAGCAGCAGCTCAACGGTATCGACAACCTGCGTTATGTATCGTCGGAAAGTAACTCCGACGGCAGCATGACCATTACCGCTACCTTCGAGCAAGGCACTAACTCCGATACCGCGCAGGTGCAGGTACAGAACAAGCTGAACCTGGCCACCCCGCTGCTGCCGCAAGAAGTGCAGCAGCAAGGTATCCGCGTTACCAAAGCCGTGAAAAACTTCCTGCTGGTGATCGGCCTGGTGTCCGAAGATGGCAGCATGACCAAGGACGACCTGGCCAACTACATCGTTTCCAACATGCAGGACCCGATTTCGCGGACTGCCGGTGTAGGTGACTTCCAGGTGTTCGGGGCGCAGTACGCCATGCGTATCTGGCTCGATCCGGCCAAACTGAACAAGTTCCAGCTGACCCCGGTCGACGTCAAGACCGCAGTAGCCGCGCAGAACGTGCAGGTGTCCTCCGGCCAACTGGGCGGTCTGCCCGCCCTGCCAGGCACCCAGCTCAACGCCACCATCATCGGCAAGACCCGCCTGCAGACTGCCGAGCAGTTCGAAAAGATCCTGCTCAAGGTCAACAGCGATGGTTCGCAGGTACGCCTGAGAGACGTAGCGCAGGTCGGCCTGGGCGGTGAAAACTATGCGGTCAGCGCCCAGTTCAACGGCAAGCCGGCCTCCGGCCTTGCGGTCAAACTGGCCACCGGCGCCAACGCCCTGGACACCGCCAAGGCCCTGCGCAGCACCATCAGTGAACTGGAGCCGTTCTTCCCGCCAGGCGTGAAGGCCGTGTTCCCGTATGACACCACCCCGGTGGTCACCGAATCGATCAGCGGGGTAATCCACACCCTGATCGAAGCCGTGGTCCTGGTGTTCCTGGTGATGTACCTGTTCCTGCAGAACTTCCGCGCCACCATCATCACCACCATGACCGTTCCGGTGGTATTGCTGGGTACGTTCGGTATCCTGGCCGCCGCGGGCTTCAGCATCAACACCCTGACCATGTTCGCCATGGTTTTGGCCATCGGCTTGCTGGTGGACGATGCCATCGTCGTGGTGGAGAACGTCGAACGGGTCATGTCCGAGGAAGGATTACCACCCAAGGAGGCGACCAAACGCTCGATGGAGCAGATCCAGGGCGCCCTGGTAGGTATTGCCCTGGTACTGTCGGCGGTACTGCTGCCCATGGCGTTCTTCGGTGGGTCCACAGGTGTGATCTACCGGCAGTTCTCCATCACCATCGTGTCGGCCATGGGCCTCTCGGTGCTGGTAGCGCTTATCTTCACCCCGGCGCTGTGCGCCACCATGCTCAAACCGTTGAAAAAGGGTGAGCATCACACGGCCAAGGGCGGCTTCTTCGGCTGGTTCAACCGCAACTTCGACCGCGGCGTGCTGGGTTACGAGCGCAGCGTGGGCACCATCCTGCGCAACAAGGTGCCGTTCCTGCTGGCTTACGCACTGATCGTGGTCGGCATGATCTGGCTGTTCGCCCGCATTCCCACCGCCTTCCTGCCGGAAGAAGACCAAGGCGTACTGTTCGCCCAGGTGCAGACCCCGGCCGGATCCAGTGCCGAGCGCACCCAGGTGGTGGTGGATCAGATGCGTGAGTACCTGCTGAAGGAAGAAGCCGACACCGTAGCTTCGGTGTTCACCGTCAACGGCTTCAACTTCGCTGGCCGTGGCCAGAGTTCGGGTATGGCGTTCATCATGCTCAAGCCGTGGGGCGAGCGTTCAGCCGAGAACAGCGTGTTCAACCTGTCGCAACGGGCGCAGCAACACTTCTTCGGCTTCCGCGATGCAATGGTGTTCGCCTTTGCCCCGCCGGCAGTACTGGAACTGGGTAACGCCACCGGCTTCGATGTGTTCCTGCAGGACCGCGCCGGTGTCGGCCACGCCAAGCTGATGGAAGCCCGCAACCAGTTCCTGGCCAAGGCCGCACAAAGCAAGATCCTCATGGCAGTGCGCCCGAACGGCCTGAACGATGAGCCGCAGTACCAGCTGACCATTGATGACGAACGTGCCAGCGCCCTGGGCGTGACCATTGCCGACATCAACAACACCCTGTCGATTGCGCTGGGTGCCAGCTACGTGAACGACTTCATCGACCGTGGCCGGGTCAAGAAGGTGTACATCCAGGGTGAACCGAACTCACGGATGAGCCCTGAAGACCTGCAAAAATGGTACGTGCGCAACGGCGCCGGCGAGATGGTGCCGTTCTCCTCCTTCGCCAAGGGCGAGTGGACCTTCGGTTCGCCGAAGCTGTCGCGTTACAACGGTGTAGAAGCGGTCGAAGTCCTGGGTGCCCCGGCGCCTGGCTACAGTACCGGTGAAGCCATGGCTGAAGTCGAGCGCATTGTTGGCGAATTGCCTACCGGCATCGGCTACTCCTGGACCGGCATGTCCTACGAGGAAAAACTCTCCGGCTCGCAGATGCCTGCGCTGTTCGCCCTCTCGATCCTGTTCGTGTTCCTGTGCCTGGCAGCCCTGTACGAAAGCTGGTCGATCCCGATCGCCGTCGTGCTGGTAGTCCCACTGGGTATCATCGGTGCGTTGATTGCGACCAGCCTGCGCGGGTTGTCCAACGACGTGTACTTCCTGGTCGGCCTGTTGACTACGATCGGCCTGGCGGCGAAGAACGCGATCCTCATCGTCGAATTCGCCAAGGAACTGCATGAACAAGGCCGCAGCCTGTTCGACGCAACCATCGAAGCGTGCCGCATGCGCTTGCGCCCGATCATCATGACCTCGCTGGCGTTCATTCTCGGCGTGGTACCGTTGACCATCGCCAGTGGCGCCGGTGCTGGCAGCCAGCACGCCATCGGTACCGGTGTGATCGGCGGCATGATCAGTGCGACCGTGCTGGCCATCTTCTGGGTACCCCTGTTCTTCGTAGCAGTGTCGTCGCTGTTCGGCAGCAAAGAGCCGAAAAAAGACGCCACCCCTGAAACTCCACGTTATGAGGCTGGGCAATGA
- the ttgA gene encoding toluene efflux RND transporter periplasmic adaptor subunit TtgA — MQFKPAVTALVSAVALATLLSGCKKEEAAPAAQAPQVGVVTLQPQAFTLTSELPGRTSAYRVAEVRPQVNGIILKRLFKEGSDVKEGQQLYQIDPAVYEATLANAQANLQATRSLAERYKQLIDEQAVSKQEYDDANAKRLQADAALKTAQIDLRYTKVLAPISGRIGRSAFTEGALVSNGQTNAMATIQQLDTMYVDVTQSTAELLKLRRDLESGQLQKAGENAASVQLVLEDGSLFKQDGRLEFSEVSVDETTGSVTLRAVFPNPDHTLLPGMFVHARLKAGVNANAILAPQQGVTRDLKGAPTALVVNQENKVELRQLKASRTLGSDWLIEEGLNPGDRLITEGLQYVRPGVEVKVSEATNVQKPGSPDQANAAKADAKAE, encoded by the coding sequence ATGCAATTCAAGCCAGCCGTTACCGCTCTGGTTTCCGCCGTCGCCCTGGCAACCCTGCTCAGTGGCTGTAAGAAAGAAGAAGCAGCGCCTGCGGCGCAGGCTCCTCAGGTCGGCGTGGTTACCCTCCAGCCGCAAGCCTTCACCCTGACCTCGGAATTGCCGGGGCGCACCAGTGCCTACCGCGTCGCCGAAGTGCGCCCACAGGTCAATGGCATCATCCTCAAGCGCCTGTTCAAGGAAGGTAGCGACGTCAAGGAAGGCCAGCAGCTCTATCAAATCGACCCTGCCGTCTATGAAGCCACATTGGCCAATGCCCAGGCCAACCTGCAGGCTACCCGATCGCTGGCCGAGCGCTACAAGCAGCTGATCGACGAGCAAGCGGTGTCGAAGCAGGAATACGACGACGCCAATGCCAAACGATTGCAGGCCGACGCCGCGCTGAAAACAGCCCAGATCGACCTGCGCTATACCAAGGTGCTGGCACCGATCAGCGGCCGTATCGGCCGTTCGGCATTCACTGAAGGTGCCCTGGTCAGCAATGGCCAGACCAATGCCATGGCCACCATCCAGCAGCTGGACACGATGTACGTCGATGTGACCCAGTCCACTGCCGAACTGCTCAAGCTGCGCCGTGACCTGGAAAGCGGCCAGTTGCAGAAGGCTGGCGAAAACGCGGCCTCGGTGCAGCTGGTGCTTGAAGACGGTAGCCTGTTCAAGCAGGACGGCCGCCTGGAGTTCTCCGAAGTCTCGGTCGACGAAACCACAGGCTCGGTCACCCTGCGTGCAGTGTTCCCCAACCCCGATCACACCCTGCTCCCAGGCATGTTCGTGCATGCGCGGCTGAAGGCCGGGGTCAACGCCAATGCCATCCTGGCCCCGCAACAGGGCGTGACCCGTGACCTGAAAGGCGCACCGACCGCGCTGGTGGTCAACCAGGAGAACAAGGTCGAACTGCGCCAGCTCAAGGCTAGCCGTACCTTGGGCAGCGATTGGCTGATCGAGGAAGGCCTGAACCCCGGCGACCGCCTGATTACCGAAGGGCTGCAGTACGTGCGCCCGGGCGTTGAAGTAAAGGTCAGCGAAGCCACCAACGTCCAGAAGCCGGGCAGCCCTGATCAGGCCAACGCGGCGAAAGCAGACGCCAAAGCGGAGTAA
- the ttgR gene encoding efflux transport transcriptional regulator TtgR — translation MVRRTKEEAQETRAQIIEAAEKAFYKRGVARTTLADIAELAGVTRGAIYWHFNNKAELVQALLDSLHETHDHLARASESEDEVDPLGCMRKLLLQVFNELVLDARTRRINEILHHKCEFTDDMCEIRQQRQGAVLDCHKGIALALANAVRRGQLPDALDVERAAVAMFAYVDGLIGRWLLLPDSVDLLGDVEKWVDTGLDMLRLSPALRK, via the coding sequence ATGGTCCGTCGAACCAAAGAAGAAGCCCAGGAAACCCGCGCCCAGATCATCGAAGCCGCGGAAAAGGCCTTCTACAAGCGCGGGGTTGCGCGAACCACCCTGGCCGACATCGCCGAACTGGCGGGTGTTACGCGCGGGGCGATCTACTGGCACTTCAACAACAAGGCCGAGCTGGTGCAGGCACTGCTCGACAGCCTGCACGAAACCCATGACCACTTGGCGCGGGCGAGTGAAAGCGAGGACGAAGTCGACCCGCTTGGCTGCATGCGCAAGCTGCTGTTGCAAGTGTTCAACGAGTTGGTGCTCGATGCCCGAACCCGGCGTATCAATGAAATTCTGCATCACAAGTGCGAGTTCACCGATGACATGTGTGAAATTCGCCAGCAGCGCCAGGGCGCAGTGCTGGATTGCCACAAAGGCATTGCCCTGGCGTTGGCCAATGCCGTTCGCCGGGGCCAGCTGCCTGACGCGCTGGATGTCGAGCGCGCAGCGGTGGCCATGTTTGCCTATGTCGATGGCCTGATCGGGCGCTGGCTGTTGCTGCCTGACAGTGTAGATTTGTTGGGTGATGTCGAAAAATGGGTCGACACCGGGCTGGATATGCTGCGCTTGAGCCCGGCTCTGCGCAAATGA
- a CDS encoding MDR family MFS transporter, whose amino-acid sequence MTAALPPTTLRNVLTALMLAIFLGALDQTIVAVSLPAISAQFNDVGLLAWVISGYMVAMTVAVPIYGKLGDLYGRRRMILTGISLFTLASIACALAQDMQQLVLARVLQGIGAGGMVSVSQAIIGDFVPPRERGRYQGYFSSMYAVASVAGPVLGGWLTEYLSWRWVFWINLPLGLVALWAIHRALSGMPAQRREAQVDYLGAVLLTLGLGSLLLGITLVGQGHTWGDPAVLALFACAVLGLGLFIVHERRCPEPLLPLGLFGNRVAVLCWGVIFFASFQSISLTMLMPLRYQGITGAGADSAALHLLPLAMGLPLGAFTGGRMTSRTGRYKPQILAGALLMPVAIFAMALTPPQSGWLSALFMLLTGVACGLQFPTSLVGTQSAVDSKDIGVATSTTNLFRSLGGAMGVACMSSLLLALLHQGGFEILGNPLLGSLKAGEVDLATQGRLIETFRHLLTGSALIALLGLVAAIALPDRQLRGR is encoded by the coding sequence GTGACCGCCGCCCTGCCCCCCACCACCCTGCGCAACGTGCTCACCGCCCTGATGCTGGCGATCTTCCTCGGCGCACTGGACCAGACCATCGTCGCTGTCTCACTGCCGGCCATCTCGGCCCAGTTCAACGACGTCGGCCTGCTGGCGTGGGTCATCTCTGGCTACATGGTGGCAATGACCGTGGCCGTGCCGATCTACGGCAAGCTGGGTGACCTGTACGGGCGGCGGCGGATGATCCTGACCGGGATCAGCCTGTTTACCCTGGCCTCGATCGCCTGCGCACTGGCCCAGGACATGCAGCAGCTGGTGCTGGCCCGCGTGCTGCAGGGCATTGGCGCGGGCGGCATGGTTTCGGTCAGCCAGGCAATTATCGGCGACTTCGTGCCCCCCCGCGAACGCGGCCGCTATCAGGGCTACTTCAGCAGCATGTATGCGGTGGCGAGTGTCGCCGGGCCCGTGCTGGGTGGATGGTTGACCGAGTACCTGTCGTGGCGCTGGGTGTTCTGGATCAACCTGCCGCTGGGGCTGGTAGCCTTGTGGGCGATCCACCGCGCCCTCAGTGGCATGCCGGCGCAGCGCCGTGAGGCGCAGGTGGACTACCTCGGTGCCGTGCTGCTCACCCTCGGCCTGGGCAGCCTGTTACTGGGCATCACCCTGGTTGGCCAGGGCCACACCTGGGGCGACCCGGCCGTACTGGCCCTGTTCGCCTGCGCCGTGCTGGGCCTGGGGCTGTTCATCGTTCATGAGCGCCGCTGCCCGGAGCCGCTACTGCCCTTGGGCCTGTTCGGCAACCGGGTCGCAGTGCTGTGCTGGGGCGTGATCTTTTTCGCCAGCTTCCAGTCAATTTCCCTGACCATGCTCATGCCGTTGCGCTACCAGGGTATCACCGGCGCAGGTGCCGACAGCGCCGCCCTGCACTTGCTGCCACTGGCGATGGGGCTGCCCCTGGGGGCCTTCACCGGCGGGCGCATGACCAGCCGCACCGGGCGTTACAAACCGCAAATCCTGGCCGGTGCACTGCTGATGCCAGTGGCCATTTTTGCCATGGCGTTGACCCCGCCGCAGTCTGGGTGGCTCAGTGCATTGTTCATGTTGCTGACCGGCGTTGCCTGCGGGTTGCAGTTCCCGACATCGCTGGTGGGCACGCAAAGCGCGGTGGACAGCAAGGACATTGGCGTGGCCACCAGCACCACCAACCTGTTCCGCTCGCTGGGCGGGGCCATGGGCGTGGCTTGCATGTCCAGCCTGTTGCTGGCGTTGCTGCACCAGGGTGGGTTCGAAATACTGGGGAATCCATTGCTGGGGAGCCTGAAGGCCGGTGAAGTGGACCTGGCGACGCAGGGCCGCCTGATTGAGACATTCCGGCACTTGCTGACGGGGAGTGCGCTGATTGCGCTGCTCGGGCTTGTGGCGGCAATCGCATTGCCCGACCGGCAACTGCGTGGACGCTGA